In Castanea sativa cultivar Marrone di Chiusa Pesio chromosome 6, ASM4071231v1, a single window of DNA contains:
- the LOC142639858 gene encoding uncharacterized protein LOC142639858: protein MDEKSVGMISLKESLSWKVYMDGATNQRGFGAGLVKISPDKIVIEKSLRMGFSAMNNEAEYEALLIGMTMVQKIGGKNVEMFLDSRNRNTHADSLATLATSSARSLSWVILVEDLYMPTKKNVDVVHVHQIKVGPSWIDPVVLYLKENILLEEKSKAEKVCRKAPWFWLSKDQKLYKRSFSGPYLLCMNLKVTKLLLEELHEGICGSHTWGRSLSRRALTQGYRWPNMQKEALEYVKKCDQCQSLIVRPIEDIAAIWVLQIDIGTLAYPQGNGQAKAVNKVIVNEFKKRLDDAKGRWVEELPRVLWTYRTTPRRSTGETPFSMTYGAEAVIPLETGFPTLRSSSFSPSINNGLLEKSLDLVEERRENAMV from the exons atggatgaaaaatcagttggcatgatctcccTGAAGGAATCTTTATCGTGGAAGGTGTACATGGATGGTGCAACAAATCAAAGAGGATTTGGAGCGGGGCTGGTTAAAATATCTCCAGATAAGATCGTCATTGAAAAGTCCTTGAGAATGGGTTTTTCAGCCAtgaataatgaagccgagtatgaagcttTGCTAATAGGGATGACTATGGTTCAAAAAATTGGAGGGAAGAACGTGGAGATGTTCTTGGACTCAAG AAACAGGAACACTCATGCCGACTCTCTAGCCACcttggcaacgtcctcggcacgAAGTTTATCTTGGGTTATTTTAGTGGAAGATTTGTATATGCCTACTAAGAAAAATGTAGACGTAGTCCATGTTCATCAGATCAaagtgggacctagttggatagACCCCGTTGTGCTGTATCTTAAAGAGAATATCTTACTTGAGGAAAAGTCTAAAGCCGAAAAAGTATGTAGGAAGGCTCCTTGGTTTTGGCTGTCTAAGGATCAAAAGTTGTACAAGCGCTCTTTTTCTGGACCATATTTGCTGTGTATGAACCTTAAAGTAACAAAGTtgcttctagaagaattgcatgaggggatttgtggaagtcatacatGGGGCAGATCTTTGTCTCGTAGAGCCCTTACTCAAGGATAtcggtggcctaatatgcagaagGAAGCGTTGGAGTATGTTAAaaagtgtgaccagtgtcagag tttgatagtaaggcctatAGAAGATATTGCTGCGATCTGGGTATTACAAATAGATATTGGAACTCTGGCTTATCCGCAAGGGAATGGACAGGCCAAGGCTGTTAATAAGGTAATTGTTAATGAGtttaagaagaggttggatgatgctaaggggagatgggtggaagagctgCCACGTGTCCTTTGGACCTACAGAACTACACCCCGTAGGTCCACAGGAGAGACTcctttttcaatgacttatggggcgGAAGCAGTAATTCCTCTAGAGACAGGTTTCCCAACGCTGAGGTCGAGCTCTTTTAGTCCGAGTATCAACAATGGATTGTTGGAGAAAAGCCTGGATTTGGTTGAAGAACGGAGGGAAAATGCTATGGTTTAG